In the Thermodesulfovibrio yellowstonii DSM 11347 genome, one interval contains:
- a CDS encoding NUDIX hydrolase, producing MKILKKEVVWQGKYLRIVLLSYEDSHGNIRQWEAVERVNCSGIVIVIPVTKDKEFVFIRQFRPVLAGYVIEFPAGLNDRKESLIEVAKRELIEETGLFSDEIVFLAEGPVSSGLSSEILTVFIAKNVREAPEDVRKSYPPDESENIEVLKIPVNEIFEKLNELRTQGNYLDLKIFGFLELAKSFID from the coding sequence ATGAAAATTCTCAAAAAGGAAGTAGTCTGGCAGGGCAAATATCTTAGAATTGTATTGCTTTCTTACGAGGACAGCCACGGCAATATAAGGCAGTGGGAAGCTGTTGAAAGAGTAAACTGTAGTGGAATTGTTATAGTTATTCCTGTGACAAAAGATAAAGAATTTGTTTTTATCCGACAATTCAGACCAGTTCTTGCCGGATATGTGATAGAATTTCCGGCAGGATTGAATGATAGGAAGGAGTCCTTGATTGAAGTGGCAAAAAGAGAATTAATTGAAGAGACAGGTTTATTTTCCGATGAAATTGTCTTTCTTGCAGAAGGACCTGTTTCTTCAGGACTTTCATCAGAGATTCTAACAGTATTTATTGCAAAAAATGTCAGAGAAGCTCCCGAAGATGTAAGAAAAAGTTATCCTCCTGATGAAAGTGAAAATATAGAAGTTTTAAAAATCCCTGTAAATGAAATATTTGAAAAACTTAATGAATTAAGAACTCAGGGAAACTATTTAGATTTAAAAATTTTTGGTTTTTTAGAACTTGCTAAAAGCTTTATAGATTAA
- a CDS encoding ferredoxin encodes MPTPVVDYDLCVGCGSCAEVCPEVFEMRDDKAWVVGPDKCSTCDCQQAADLCPSQAIRLE; translated from the coding sequence ATGCCAACACCAGTAGTTGACTATGACCTTTGTGTAGGTTGCGGAAGCTGTGCTGAAGTATGTCCTGAAGTTTTTGAAATGAGGGATGACAAAGCATGGGTAGTTGGTCCTGATAAGTGTTCAACCTGTGATTGTCAGCAAGCTGCTGATCTTTGTCCATCTCAGGCTATCAGATTGGAGTAA
- a CDS encoding glutamate-5-semialdehyde dehydrogenase, translated as MSKGGKMEIKQLVLNKAKEAKESSRFIAKASTDLKNKIIVRMADYLKQNKDELIKANRIDVENAQKKGISKALIDRLTLTEKRIDEMIKGLQEVVALPDPVGEITKMWLRPNGMQVGKMRVPIGVIGVIYEARPNVTVDVTGLCLKAGNSVVLRGGSEAINSNIALVKILKEALKDEGMHEGVVTYIDISQREAVLEMIKLEGIIDLIIPRGGEGLIRTVTENSRIPVLKHYKGVCHVFVDRDADLAMAEEICFNAKVQRPATCNAMETMLVDENIAKKFLPNMLKKFEDAGVELKGCLKTKKIYPKVKDVKEEDFYQEYLDLVLNVKVVKNIDEAIEHITKYGSAHSDSIVTKDYNKAMKFLKEVDSSAVFVNASTRLNDGYQFGLGAEIGISTDKIHARGPMGLEELTCTKFIVFGNGQIRQ; from the coding sequence ATTTCTAAGGGGGGTAAAATGGAGATAAAGCAATTGGTTTTAAACAAAGCAAAGGAAGCTAAAGAATCTTCAAGGTTTATAGCAAAAGCATCAACAGACTTGAAAAACAAAATAATTGTTAGAATGGCTGATTATCTTAAACAGAATAAGGATGAACTTATTAAGGCAAACAGAATTGATGTAGAAAATGCACAGAAAAAAGGGATTTCTAAGGCTTTAATTGACAGACTTACTTTAACAGAAAAAAGAATTGATGAAATGATAAAGGGACTTCAAGAGGTTGTTGCACTGCCAGATCCTGTTGGAGAAATAACAAAGATGTGGCTCAGACCAAATGGAATGCAGGTTGGCAAGATGAGAGTACCTATAGGAGTCATAGGTGTAATTTATGAAGCAAGACCAAATGTTACTGTAGATGTGACAGGATTATGTCTTAAAGCAGGGAATTCAGTAGTTTTAAGGGGTGGTTCTGAAGCAATAAATTCAAATATTGCCTTAGTAAAGATTTTGAAAGAAGCCTTAAAAGATGAGGGAATGCACGAGGGAGTTGTGACTTATATAGATATCTCTCAAAGAGAAGCTGTGCTTGAAATGATAAAACTTGAAGGAATTATTGATCTTATAATTCCTCGTGGTGGAGAGGGACTTATAAGGACTGTTACAGAAAATTCAAGAATTCCTGTATTAAAACACTACAAAGGTGTATGTCATGTTTTTGTTGACAGAGATGCTGATTTAGCAATGGCTGAAGAAATTTGCTTTAATGCTAAAGTGCAGAGACCTGCAACATGTAATGCAATGGAAACAATGCTTGTTGATGAAAACATAGCAAAGAAATTTTTGCCTAATATGTTAAAAAAGTTTGAAGATGCAGGGGTTGAACTTAAAGGCTGTTTAAAAACAAAAAAAATATATCCAAAAGTAAAAGATGTAAAAGAGGAAGATTTTTATCAGGAATATCTTGACTTAGTACTTAATGTCAAAGTTGTAAAAAATATTGACGAAGCTATTGAACATATAACAAAATATGGCTCAGCTCACTCAGACTCAATAGTAACAAAGGATTATAATAAAGCTATGAAATTTTTGAAAGAAGTTGACTCTTCTGCGGTTTTTGTAAATGCTTCCACGAGGCTTAATGATGGATATCAATTTGGTCTGGGTGCTGAAATAGGAATTTCAACTGACAAAATTCATGCACGTGGTCCTATGGGACTTGAGGAACTTACATGTACAAAATTTATCGTTTTCGGAAATGGACAAATAAGGCAATGA
- the nadD gene encoding nicotinate-nucleotide adenylyltransferase — protein sequence MRIGLLGGTFNPIHFGHLRVAEEVREEFSLDKIIFIPSGVPPLKRQDIIDANHRLKMTELAINGNPFFEVSDIEVKHKKPSYTVNTLSHLKKLYQRDSLFFIMGIDAFFELKFWYKYEDLLRMVDFIIMSRPGFNNLQNSEFIEYKESDNCFKIKNSDKTAFFISVSPFWISSTMLREMIRKGKSIRYLLPDNVRKYIEENELYK from the coding sequence ATGAGAATAGGACTTTTAGGAGGCACTTTTAATCCTATTCACTTTGGACATTTAAGAGTTGCAGAGGAAGTAAGAGAGGAGTTTTCTCTTGATAAAATTATTTTTATTCCTTCAGGAGTGCCGCCATTAAAAAGACAAGATATTATAGATGCTAATCATAGATTAAAGATGACAGAGTTAGCGATAAATGGGAATCCTTTTTTTGAAGTTTCAGATATTGAAGTTAAACATAAAAAACCTTCATATACTGTGAATACATTGAGTCATTTAAAAAAACTTTACCAAAGGGATAGTCTTTTTTTTATAATGGGTATTGATGCTTTTTTTGAATTAAAATTCTGGTATAAATATGAAGACTTGTTAAGGATGGTTGATTTTATCATTATGTCAAGACCTGGTTTTAATAATTTACAGAATTCAGAATTTATTGAATATAAAGAGTCAGATAATTGTTTTAAAATAAAAAACTCGGACAAAACAGCTTTTTTTATATCAGTTTCACCATTCTGGATATCTTCTACCATGCTAAGAGAGATGATTAGAAAAGGGAAAAGCATTCGCTATTTGTTGCCAGATAATGTGAGAAAATATATTGAAGAAAATGAACTTTATAAGTAG
- a CDS encoding helix-turn-helix domain-containing protein: MKLGVLEIKHSNFPLYLAKVYKSPPMRQILEDIKKLSFENEIFFLYGEKGTEKDYVVKIILGYMNQPDVMAIPEDLNKKMSSFKQKNIVYIVKNLENIDTAFLFNPEKCFKCAIFISDCDYEQLYKNGIITFELYEALLNSKKLYIPPLRERKQDIIPLANFFLQEISEFLKLPKKELSKDAQDALLDYSWTENAYQLKQCLAKAFLLTRHQRLTSKDLFGEYNDQFSIRNFLELKLGNLLKEFANIGNSNLYETVIQEVEKALFILAINETGGNQVKAAKILGINRNTLNKKLKYYSLI, from the coding sequence ATGAAACTTGGTGTACTGGAAATAAAACATAGCAATTTCCCACTATACTTAGCCAAGGTATACAAAAGTCCTCCAATGCGACAAATTTTAGAAGACATAAAAAAACTTTCTTTTGAAAATGAGATATTTTTTCTATATGGAGAAAAAGGAACAGAAAAAGATTATGTAGTTAAGATAATTCTTGGATACATGAATCAGCCAGATGTTATGGCAATTCCAGAAGACTTAAATAAAAAAATGAGTTCCTTTAAACAAAAAAATATAGTTTATATTGTTAAAAATCTTGAAAATATTGACACAGCTTTTCTTTTTAATCCAGAAAAATGCTTTAAATGTGCTATTTTTATATCTGACTGTGATTATGAACAGCTTTATAAAAATGGCATAATAACTTTTGAATTGTATGAAGCTTTGTTAAATTCAAAGAAACTTTATATTCCACCTTTAAGAGAGAGAAAACAGGATATTATCCCTCTTGCTAATTTTTTTCTGCAAGAGATTTCAGAATTTTTAAAACTTCCCAAAAAAGAGTTATCAAAAGATGCTCAGGATGCTTTATTGGATTATTCATGGACAGAAAATGCATATCAATTAAAACAATGTTTGGCTAAAGCTTTTTTACTGACCAGGCATCAGAGACTTACGTCTAAGGATTTGTTTGGTGAATATAATGATCAATTTTCAATAAGAAATTTTCTTGAATTAAAGCTCGGCAATCTTTTGAAGGAATTTGCCAATATTGGGAATTCAAATTTATATGAGACTGTTATTCAGGAAGTTGAAAAGGCATTGTTTATTCTTGCAATTAATGAAACAGGAGGTAATCAGGTAAAAGCTGCAAAGATTCTCGGGATAAATAGGAATACTCTTAACAAAAAATTGAAATACTATAGTTTGATTTAA
- the rpsF gene encoding 30S ribosomal protein S6 has product MNNFYEKVVLLLPTLTEEEVQEAVKKISSLIVENGGEILKVDNWGKKKLAYKLNRQTMGYYVLFLFKAPALSIKKMEEFYKVYDPVFKFMVFKLTKHQIAALPPEIKGIPVEPSEIASQG; this is encoded by the coding sequence ATGAATAATTTTTATGAAAAGGTAGTGCTTCTATTACCAACTCTTACTGAAGAAGAAGTACAGGAAGCGGTTAAAAAAATCTCATCTCTTATTGTAGAGAATGGTGGAGAGATTTTAAAAGTTGATAACTGGGGCAAAAAAAAGCTTGCATATAAACTTAATAGGCAAACTATGGGATATTATGTTTTATTTCTTTTCAAAGCTCCAGCTTTGTCAATAAAGAAGATGGAAGAGTTTTACAAAGTTTATGACCCTGTTTTTAAATTCATGGTTTTTAAACTTACAAAGCATCAAATTGCTGCTTTGCCACCTGAGATAAAAGGAATTCCTGTAGAGCCTTCAGAAATAGCTTCTCAAGGATAG